A genomic stretch from Anaerococcus mediterraneensis includes:
- a CDS encoding alpha/beta hydrolase, whose amino-acid sequence MIDKKEIYSKYLDRNVTYTFIEDKESDLFLYFFDGANLYDKKESFMGEVWALDKAIEKIGLRANLVGIYCAEGEEGRARTNEYSPFERFTNEKPRKNLDPKGILTGEFIVEELMPIVEKGKNPSSRLIGGSSMGGIMSLYMGSTYPEYFDRVLAMSTHFILEPVGMGQILSKYDSKNKQKIYLDTGTKEFDDELTQKSYVSLSQMAYGFLKDTVNIKYVIDEGAIHNEIYWRKRLPSALEFLYKEKER is encoded by the coding sequence ATGATAGATAAAAAAGAGATTTATTCAAAATATTTAGATAGGAATGTGACTTACACTTTCATAGAAGATAAGGAATCGGATTTATTTTTGTATTTTTTTGACGGAGCCAATCTCTATGATAAAAAAGAATCTTTTATGGGTGAGGTTTGGGCTTTGGATAAGGCAATAGAAAAAATAGGTCTTAGGGCAAATCTTGTTGGGATTTATTGTGCGGAAGGCGAAGAGGGAAGGGCAAGGACAAATGAGTATTCGCCTTTTGAAAGATTTACCAATGAAAAACCTAGAAAAAACCTAGATCCAAAGGGGATTTTGACAGGGGAATTTATTGTAGAAGAATTAATGCCAATAGTAGAAAAGGGTAAAAATCCATCATCTAGGCTAATTGGTGGTTCTTCTATGGGTGGGATCATGAGTTTATATATGGGATCTACCTATCCGGAGTATTTTGATAGGGTCTTAGCCATGTCAACTCATTTTATCCTAGAACCAGTCGGCATGGGCCAGATTTTATCAAAATATGATTCTAAAAATAAGCAGAAAATTTATTTAGATACGGGGACAAAGGAATTTGACGATGAGCTGACCCAGAAATCTTATGTGAGCCTATCGCAAATGGCCTACGGATTTTTAAAAGATACTGTCAATATAAAATATGTCATAGATGAGGGAGCAATTCATAACGAAATATATTGGCGAAAAAGGCTCCCATCAGCTCTTGAGTTTTTGTACAAAGAAAAAGAGAGATAG